A genomic window from Paramormyrops kingsleyae isolate MSU_618 chromosome 23, PKINGS_0.4, whole genome shotgun sequence includes:
- the trhrb gene encoding thyrotropin-releasing hormone receptor b yields MENATYSQDNQTLGSWTDHSLEYKVVSTLLVAVICGVGIVGNVMVILVVLTTKHMRTPTNCYLVSLAAADLMVLTAAGLPNITESLYGSWVYGYAGCLCITYFQYLGINASSCSITAFTIERYIAICHPIKAQFLCTLSRAKKIILAVWLFTSLYCVMWFYLSDTAQIVYKDVTIVVCAYKISRNLYLPIYFLDFGIFFVVPLMLATVLYGLIARILFLNPLPSDPKENSKKKKAATPQMKKMQSYRNCSRSSSTTATSRRQVTKMLAVVVILFALLWMPYRTLVVVNSLLEQAYLDAWFLLFCRCCIYLNSAINPVIYNAMSQKFRAAFRKLCGCQSRHEKPAACSVALTYSAIRDTSNGESPEHFATELDELAAAEELLRHGDALQLAGTRLPAKVSFSEP; encoded by the exons ATGGAAAACGCCACTTATTCCCAGGATAACCAGACTCTGGGTAGCTGGACTGATCACAGCCTTGAGTACAAAGTGGTAAGCACGCTGTTAGTGGCGGTGATCTGCGGCGTGGGCATCGTTGGAAACGTGATGGTGATCCTGGTAGTGCTCACTACTAAACACATGCGGACACCGACTAACTGTTACCTGGTGAGCTTGGCGGCCGCCGACCTGATGGTGCTTACTGCAGCCGGCTTGCCCAACATCACGGAGAGTTTGTATGGATCCTGGGTGTATGGCTATGCTGGATGTCTGTGCATCACTTATTTCCAGTATCTGGGCATTAACGCCTCATCGTGTTCCATCACTGCCTTCACCATTGAAAGGTACATAGCAATCTGCCACCCCATCAAAGCCCAGTTTCTATGTACGCTTTCCAGGGCGAAAAAAATCATACTGGCAGTGTGGCTGTTCACCTCCCTCTACTGTGTCATGTGGTTCTACCTGTCAGACACTGCTCAGATTGTTTACAAGGATGTTACTATAGTGGTGTGCGCTTACAAAATATCCAGAAACCTTTACCTGCCAATCTACTTTTTGGATTTTGGGATCTTTTTCGTTGTGCCCTTGATGCTTGCCACAGTTCTCTATGGCCTCATCGCTAGGATTCTCTTCCTGAACCCTTTGCCCTCGGACCCAAAGGAAAatagcaaaaagaaaaaagcagcCACTCCGCAGATGAAGAAGATGCAAAGTTACAGGAACTGCAGCCGCTCCTCCAGCACCACGGCGACGTCCAGGAGGCAG GTGACCAAGATGCTCGCAGTTGTGGTGATCCTGTTCGCACTGCTCTGGATGCCCTACCGCACGCTGGTGGTGGTGAACTCGCTGCTGGAGCAGGCCTACCTGGACGCCTGGTTCCTGCTGTTCTGCCGCTGCTGCATCTACCTGAACAGCGCCATCAACCCGGTCATCTACAACGCCATGTCGCAGAAGTTCCGTGCCGCCTTCCGGAAGCTGTGCGGCTGCCAGTCCAGACACGAGAAGCCGGCCGCCTGCAGCGTGGCGCTCACTTACAGCGCCATTCGCGACACGTCCAACGGAGAGAGCCCCGAGCACTTTGCCACGGAGCTGGACGAGCTGGCCGCCGCTGAGGAGCTCCTGCGGCACGGCGACGCCCTGCAACTCGCCGGCACGCGCCTCCCGGCCAAGGTCTCCTTCAGCGAGCCCTAG